One Ogataea parapolymorpha DL-1 chromosome VI, whole genome shotgun sequence DNA window includes the following coding sequences:
- a CDS encoding putative membrane protein, whose product MFKLNPLSKLIFLSILIAIGFLNIVLSCALYDNWLPLIDVAIFLVAPLPNALAQSLSSAYEADFLSDSHEEMPIKEFFKFMTGFLVISGIIFPIILFHCHLITHWSLILSVAGGFIIYLSIVLFIVGFKEEPDEYDF is encoded by the coding sequence ATGTTTAAACTGAACCCCTTGAGCAAGTTGATATTTCTAAGCATTCTCATAGCAATAGGGTTTCTCAATATTGTGCTCAGCTGCGCATTGTATGATAATTGGCTTCCCCTTATCGATGTTGCCATTTTCCTTGTCGCTCCGCTGCCCAACGCTTTAGCACAGTCCCTGTCAAGCGCATACGAGGCTGATTTCCTATCGGATTCCCACGAGGAGATGCCAATCAAGgagttcttcaaattcATGACGGGATTTCTTGTCATCAGCGGTATCATTTTCCCCATTATCCTCTTCCATTGCCATCTGATCACGCACTGGAGTCTAATTTTAAGTGTCGCGGGAGGTTTCATCATATATCTCAGCATCGTGCTCTTTATTGTGGGTTTCAAAGAGGAGCCAGATGAGTATGATTTCTGA
- a CDS encoding Heat shock protein SSC1, mitochondrial translates to MLANIARNVRSSSLRQLRYNSTKVTGSVIGIDLGTTNSAVAVMEGKTPRIIENAEGSRTTPSVVAFTKDGERLVGIPAKRQAVVNPENTLFATKRLIGRRFEDQEVQRDLKQVPYKIVKHTNGDAWVEARGQKYSPAQIGGFILNKMKETAEAYLGKPVKNAVVTVPAYFNDAQRQATKDAGAIVGLNVARVVNEPTAAALAYGLEKTDTNVVAVFDLGGGTFDISILDIDNGVFEVKSTNGDTHLGGEDFDIALVRYIVDAFKKESGIDLQNDRMAIQRIREAAEKAKIELSSTLSTEINLPFITADASGPKHINLKMSRSQLEQLVEPLIKKTVEPVKKALKDAGLSTSQISEVILVGGMTRMPKVVETVKSLFGKEPSKAVNPDEAVAIGAAIQGAVLSGEVKDVLLLDVTPLSLGIETLGGVFTRLIPRNTTVPTKKSQIFSTAASGQTSVEIRVFQGERELVRDNKLIGNFTLSGIPPAPKGVPQIEVTFDIDADGIINVSAKDKASGKDNSITVAGSSGLSDAEIEKMVNDAEKFKEQDRARKEAIEQVNRADQLCADTEKSLEEFKEKLDATEVENINKKIAELREIIVKVNGGETVEADEIKTKYEELQADSLKLFEKLYKDGNASSSESSGEQK, encoded by the exons ATGTTGGCAAACATTGCTAGAAACGTGAGAAGT TCTTCTCTCAGACAGCTGAGATACAACTCCACCAAGGTGACCGGTTCCGTGATCGGTATCGATTTGGGAACCACGAACTCTGCTGTCGCCGTGATGGAGGGAAAGACTCCAAGAATCATTGAGAACGCCGAGGGTTCCAGAACTACTCCATCTGTCGTTGCCTTCACCAAGGACGGTGAGAGATTGGTCGGTATTCCAGCCAAGAGACAAGCTGTGGTCAACCCAGAGAACACCTTGTTTGCTACAAAGAGACTGATTGGTAGAAGGTTTGAGGATCAAGAGGTGCAAAGAGATTTGAAGCAAGTTCCATACAAGATCGTCAAGCACACCAATGGTGACGCTTGGGTTGAGGCCAGAGGCCAGAAATACTCCCCAGCCCAAATTGGAGGTTTCATTCTTAACAAGATGAAAGAGACTGCCGAGGCATACCTCGGTAAGCCTGTCAAGAACGCTGTCGTTACTGTTCCAGCATACTTCAACGACGCTCAAAGACAAGCCACCAAAGATGCAGGTGCTATTGTTGGTTTGAACGTTGCCAGAGTTGTCAATGAACCTACTGCCGCTGCCTTGGCTTACGGTTTGGAGAAGACTGACACTAACGTCGTCGCCGTGTTCGACTTGGGTGGAGGTACCTTCGATATCTCTATCTTGGACATTGACAACGGTGTCTTTGAGGTCAAGTCCACCAATGGTGACACTCACTTGGGTGGTGAGGACTTTGACATTGCTTTGGTTAGATACATCGTCGACGCTTTCAAGAAGGAGTCCGGTATCGACCTTCAAAACGACAGAATGGCCATTCAAAGAATCAGAGAAGCCGCtgagaaggccaagatTGAGCTGTCCTCTACTCTTTCTACCGAGATCAACCTTCCTTTCATCACTGCTGACGCTTCCGGTCCAAAGCACATCAACTTGAAGATGTCCAGATCTCAACTTGAGCAACTGGTTGAGCCATTGATCAAGAAGACTGTCGAGCCAGTCAAGAAGGCTCTTAAGGATGCTGGTCTTTCTACCTCTCAAATCTCCGAGGTTATCCTTGTTGGTGGTATGACCAGAATGCCAAAGGTTGTCGAGACCGTCAAGTCTCTGTTTGGTAAGGAGCCATCTAAGGCTGTTAACCCAGATGAAGCTGTTGCCATTGGTGCCGCTATCCAAGGTGCTGTGTTATCCGGTGAGGTCAAGGATGTCTTGCTTTTGGACGTTACTCCATTGTCTCTTGGTATTGAGACTCTGGGTGGTGTCTTCACTAGATTGATCCCAAGAAACACTACTGTTCCAACCAAGAAGTCCCAGATTTTCTCCACTGCTGCTTCTGGTCAAACCTCCGTTGAGATCAGAGTGTTCCAAGGTGAGAGAGAACTCGTCAGGGACAACAAACTGATTGGCAACTTCACTCTTTCAGGTattccaccagctccaaagGGTGTTCCACAAATTGAAGTCACTTTTGACATTGACGCTGACGGAATTATCAATGTTTCTGCCAAGGACAAGGCATCTGGTAAGGACAACTCCATCACTGTTGCTGGCTCCTCCGGATTATCTGACGCTGAGATCGAGAAGATGGTTAACGACGCcgagaagttcaaggagcAGGACAGAGCTAGAAAGGAGGCAATTGAGCAAGTCAACAGAGCCGACCAACTCTGTGCCGACACTGAGAAGTCTcttgaggagttcaaggagaagctggacgcTACCGAGGtcgagaacatcaacaagaagatcgCTGAGTTGAGAGAGATCATCGTGAAGGTCAACGGTGGTGAGACTGTTGAGGCCGACGAAATCAAGACCAAGTACGAAGAGTTGCAAGCTGACTCATTGAAACTGTTTGAGAAACTGTACAAGGACGGTAACGCTTCGAGCTCCGAGTCTTCTGGTGAGCAAAAATAA
- a CDS encoding Replication factor C subunit 4, whose translation MENADLIDFFYTMNYPLDLELPWVEKYRPTKLDDVVGNKETVESLKRIAEEGNMPHLIISGLPGIGKTTSVLCLAHELLGDQFRDAVLELNASDDRGIEVVRNKIKQFAQKKVQLPPGRHKIVILDEADSMTPGAQQALRRTMEIYSNTTRFAFACNQSSKIIEPLQSRCAILRYNKLEDEEILRNLLHIIKQEKIEYTNDGLEALIFTAEGDMRQAINNLQSTFYGFNFVNSENVYRIVDSPHPLVISKMLRSCIRGDFEGSLDILRSLWAKGYSAIDIVSTSFKVLKSMYDIEEDKRLEVIRIVGFTHMRVLEGVSTYLQLSCMLAKILELNKELKIDT comes from the exons ATGGAAAATGCTGATCTGATTGATTTTTTCTACACCATGAACTATCCTTTGGATTTGGAACTTCCTTG GGTGGAAAAATACAGGCCTACTAAATTGGACGATGTGGTGGGCAATAAGGAAACTGTTGAATCGCTGAAGAGGATTGCAGAGGAGGGAAACATGCCTCATCTAATCATATCGGGTCTGCCTGGTATCGGAAAGACTACCTCTGTGTTGTGCCTTGCACATGAGCTTCTTGGAGATCAGTTTCGCGACGCTGTACTGGAATTGAACGCGTCTGATGACCGTGGTATTGAGGTGGTCCGCAATAAAATTAAACAGTTCGCTCAGAAAAAAGTCCAACTTCCACCAGGAAGACACAAAATCGTaattctggacgaggcagaCTCAATGACTCCTGGAGCACAGCAAGCTCTCCGGCGCACCATGGAAATTTACTCCAACACCACCCGTTTCGCATTTGCTTGCAACCAATCAAGCAAGATCATCGAGCCATTGCAAAGTAGATGTGCCATTTTACGTTACAATAAGCTCGAAGATGAGGAGATATTAAGAAATCTACTGCACATAATAAAGCAGGAAAAGATTGAATACACCAATGACGGCCTGGAAGCACTAATATTTACGGCCGAAGGTGATATGAGACAGGCAATCAATAATCTACAGAGTACATTCTACGGCTTCAATTTCGTGAACTCGGAAAATGTTTACCGAATTGTCGACTCTCCACATCCCCTAGTgatctccaaaatgctcagGAGTTGTATTCGGGGCGATTTCGAAGGCAGTCTCGACATTCTACGGTCGCTGTGGGCAAAAGGGTATTCTGCGATCGATATTGTCAGCACTAGTTTTAAAGTTCTCAAGTCCATGTACGACATTGAAGAGGATAAACGGCTGGAAGTGATTCGCATCGTTGGTTTTACCCACATGCGTGTTCTGGAAGGAGTTTCTACCTACCTACAGTTGAGTTGCATGCTGGCCAAAATTTTGGAGCTAAACAAGGAACTGAAAATAGATACGTAA
- a CDS encoding cation-transporting ATPase 1, which produces MTQDLINSDTIESSQLLKRKPLVLKPYVLPFLAIYPVYYNLYANHYDKYFVGREWTFVYTLTLVSIHALVWLLPRWNLDLNVNFKYIRVDSLDEASHIFIRAKPSFGISEISEIKFDPKTQLLSFLYQKRKYFWNSELSKFSPPIFAIDDEKLTIRRLKQSRGLKSDQLTGLRNLYGQNKFDIPIPTFIELFIEHALAPFFVFQLFSIALWLMDDMWYLSLFSLFMLVSFESTSVYQRKSTMTEFQSMGIKPYDIYCYRDEKWSKISTEDLLPGDIVSVTRTPHEDLSIPCDLVLLDGSCIVNEAMLSGESTPLLKESIKLREETDLYQPDGLDKNAQLHGGTSCLQVTPPEKPLIKLAPDNGALALVAKTGFETTQGSLVRVMIFSSERMSVANKEAFFFILFLLVFAVIASWYVWVEGTKMGRIQSKLILDCIIVLTSVVPPELPMELTMAVNQSLAALGKFYIYCTEPFRIPLAGRIDVCCFDKTGTLTGEDLNFEGLAGFDSSNIRRLFKPEDPGVPSVTLDVLGSAHALVKLDDGEIVGDPMEKETLKAANWKLSSKTKNTIEGHKRVIKILRRFQFSSALKRSSSISKVGNQVLVSCKGAPETIKEMLVDAPSNYEEVYKSFTRSGSRVLALAYKYLSSDKNIDGLERHSVESGLKFAGFIVFHCPLKDDAISTIQMLNESSHRCVMITGDNPLTACHVAKEVAIVTKDVLILDIPETHYPGDSELAWRNVDETRIIPFNPTQEFDVKFLQKNDICITGYALSKLMEHPQLEKLIRYTWVYSRVSPSQKEFILNSYKNLGYKTLMCGDGTNDVGALKQAHVGVALLNGTEEGLKKIQENKKIESLQKVYEKQCDIMKRWGNPPPKVPAPIAHLYPPGPLNPHYLATMEKQGHTITPEMRQAVEIANKQPIPSGANANGSATQKSNFAEQLLAGLKEEEDENEAPVLKLGDASVAAPFTSKLANVSAVVHIIRQGRCALVSTIQMYKILALNCLVSAYSLSVLYLAGIKFGDGQATVSGLLLSVCFLSISRGKSLDKLSKERPQPGIFNIYIMGSILGQFAIHLISLIYITKEVYILEPREPQVDLEKEFSPSLLNTAMFLIQLSQQVATFTINYQGPPFRQSIRDNRGMYYGLLGVTFLCFAGSTEFMPELNEAMQFVKMSSLFKFKLTIAMLLDFGISWIIELVLKHYFMDFKAADIAIREDEEEKKTR; this is translated from the coding sequence ATGACCCAAGACCTGATCAACAGTGACACTATCGAGTCGTcacagctgctcaagcgCAAGCCATTGGTACTCAAACCATATGTGCTTCCTTTCTTGGCAATCTATCCAGTGTATTATAATCTCTACGCCAACCACTACGATAAGTACTTTGTTGGCAGAGAGTGGACATTTGTCTACACATTGACTTTGGTGTCGATCCATGCGTTGGTTTGGCTGCTTCCTAGATGGAACTTGGACTTGAATGTCAATTTCAAGTATATTAGAGTTGAttctctggacgaggcgTCGCATATTTTTATAAGGGCAAAACCAAGCTTTGGTATCAGTGAGATTTCTGAAATTAAGTTTGACCCTAAGACACAGCTGCTCTCCTTCCTTTACCAGAAGAGGAAGTACTTTTGGAACAGCGAGCTTTCGAAATTTTCACCTCCAATCTTTGCCATCGACGATGAGAAGCTCACCATACGTCGCCTAAAGCAATCCAGGGGCCTCAAGAGCGATCAACTAACTGGCCTTCGAAATCTGTACGGCCAGAACAAGTTCGACATCCCGATCCCGACGTTCATCGAGCTGTTCATCGAACACGCGCTGGCTCCGTTTTTCGTGTTTCAGCTATTTTCTATCGCCTTGTGGCTGATGGATGATATGTGGTACTTGTCATTGTTCTCCTTATTCATGCTCGTCAGTTTTGAGAGCACGAGTGTTTACCAAAGAAAGAGTACCATGACCGAGTTTCAGAGCATGGGAATCAAACCGTACGACATCTACTGCTATAGAGATGAGAAATGGTCCAAGATCTCCACTGAGGACTTGCTTCCTGGTGATATTGTCTCCGTGACAAGAACCCCTCACGAAGATCTTTCCATTCCTTGTGACTTGGTGCTTCTTGACGGATCCTGCATCGTTAATGAGGCTATGCTTTCTGGAGAATCAACTCCGCTTTTGAAGGAGTCCATCAAGCTTAGAGAGGAGACTGATTTGTACCAGCCTGATGGATTGGACAAGAACGCCCAGTTGCATGGCGGAACATCTTGCTTGCAAGTGACTCCTCCAGAAAAGCCTTTGATTAAACTGGCTCCTGACAACGGTGCTTTGGCTTTGGTTGCAAAGACCGGATTTGAGACCACCCAGGGTTCTCTTGTCAGAGTTatgattttctccagcgAGAGAATGTCTGTGGCAAACAAGGAGGCATTCTTCTTCATTCTTTTCTTGCTCGTGTTCGCAGTCATTGCCTCGTGGTACGTGTGGGTTGAGGGAACCAAGATGGGAAGAATCCAGTCTAAGCTGATTCTCGACTGTATCATTGTGCTGACATCTGTTGTTCCTCCAGAACTTCCTATGGAGCTGACCATGGCCGTTAACCAATCTCTGGCTGCTCTTGGAAAGTTCTACATTTACTGCACTGAGCCATTTAGAATTCCCCTGGCCGGCAGAATCGATGTTTGTTGTTTTGACAAGACTGGTACCTTGACCGGAGAAGACCTCAACTTTGAGGGATTGGCTGGATTTGATTCATCAAACATTAGAAGACTATTCAAGCCAGAAGACCCTGGCGTTCCATCTGTGACTCTGGATGTTCTTGGCTCTGCTCACGCTTTGGTCAAGCTCGATGACGGAGAAATCGTTGGTGATCCGATGGAAAAAGAGACACTCAAGGCCGCCAATTGGAAACTCTCTTCGAAAACCAAGAATACCATCGAGGGCCACAAGAGAGTCATCAAGATTTTGAGAAGGTTCCAGTTCTCTTCTGCACTCAAGAGGTCGTCTTCCATCTCGAAGGTTGGTAATCAGGTACTTGTCAGCTGTAAAGGTGCTCCTGAGACAATCAAGGAAATGCTTGTGGATGCTCCTTCTAATTACGAAGAAGTGTACAAATCGTTCACCCGTTCCGGATCCAGAGTTTTGGCATTGGCCTACAAATACCTCAGCTCTGACAAAAACATTGACGGTCTCGAGAGACATTCTGTTGAAAGTGGATTGAAGTTTGCTGGCTTTATCGTTTTCCACTGTCCTCTGAAAGATGATGCTATCTCGACGATTCAGATGCTCAATGAGTCCAGTCATAGATGTGTCATGATCACTGGTGACAACCCATTGACTGCGTGCCATGTTGCCAAGGAGGTGGCTATTGTGACAAAAGATGTGCTTATTCTGGACATTCCTGAAACTCATTATCCTGGAGACTCAGAGCTGGCATGGAGAAATGTTGACGAGACCAGAATTATTCCTTTCAACCCAACCCAGGAGTTTGATGTCAAgttcttgcaaaagaacGACATCTGTATCACAGGATATGCACTGTCTAAGCTGATGGAGCACCCTCAACTTGAAAAGCTGATCAGGTATACCTGGGTCTACTCTAGAGTCTCGCCATCGCAAAAGGAGTTTATTTTGAATTCCTACAAGAACTTGGGTTACAAGACACTCATGTGCGGTGACGGTACGAACGACGTTGGTGCATTGAAACAGGCCCATGTTGGTGTTGCTTTATTAAACGGTACTGAAGAAGGACTGAAGAAGATtcaagaaaacaagaagatcgAGAGTTTGCAGAAAGTTTACGAGAAACAGTGCGACATCATGAAAAGATGGGGAAACCCACCTCCAAAAGTTCCTGCCCCAATTGCCCATCTGTATCCTCCAGGGCCATTGAATCCTCATTACCTGGCCACAATGGAGAAACAAGGACACACCATCACTCCGGAAATGAGGCAAGCGGTTGAGATTGCGAACAAGCAGCCTATTCCATCAGGTGCGAATGCAAATGGCTCTGCGACACAGAAGTCGAACTTTGCAGAGCAGTTGCTGGCAGGCCtaaaagaggaagaggacgaaaaTGAGGCTCCAGTTCTAAAGCTCGGAGATGCTTCGGTTGCTGCACCATTTACATCCAAACTTGCAAACGTTTCTGCCGTTGTTCATATCATTAGACAGGGAAGATGTGCATTGGTGTCTACAATTCAAATGTACAAGATCTTGGCTTTGAATTGTTTAGTTTCTGCCTATTCGCTTTCCGTGCTATATCTTGCTGGTATCAAGTTTGGAGATGGACAAGCtactgtttctggattgCTGTTGAGTGTGTGCTTTTTGTCGATTTCTAGAGGAAAGTCCCTTGATAAGCTGTCCAAAGAGAGACCACAACCGGGAATTTTCAATATTTACATCATGGGATCCATTCTTGGCCAGTTTGCAATCCACTTGATTTCTCTGATCTATATCACCAAAGAAGTTTACATCCTTGAGCCAAGAGAGCCACAGGTGgacctggagaaagagTTCAGCCCTTCTCTGCTCAACACTGCCATGTTCTTGATCCAGCTCTCGCAGCAGGTTGCCACCTTCACGATCAACTACCAGGGACCACCGTTCAGACAATCCATCAGGGACAACAGAGGCATGTACTACGGTCTTTTGGGAGTTACATTCTTGTGTTTTGCTGGAAGTACCGAGTTCATGCCGGAGCTCAACGAAGCAATGCAGTTCGTCAAGATGAGCAGCCTCTTCAAATTTAAATTGACTATTGCTATGTTGCTGGACTTTGGAATCAGTTGGATCATCGAGTTGGTGCTGAAGCACTATTTCATGGACTTCAAGGCTGCCGACATTGCCATCCGggaggacgaagaagagaagaaaaccAGATAG
- a CDS encoding Golgi-associated retrograde protein, with translation MLPAESVASTPQLTRKISRRSISKHSQPFKDDPDALEWLRRKLNPEWEIDVRGELDDGDDGIEELLKGLRASKGINTLQEYRFLSTLNPQLEKFDYQVNYEKFANFQSEIKNTRTYLKPLFDYLQNFERNINKLSQEMEFLQKRSDVLNSQIKSKQELDTRLTPVINDLIIPPSIINSIIDDKIDEKWIENITFLTEKREIYSKYSSENQPKCLPELVQLLDLMELKVVERIRDYLIKQIKTLRKQTVSSQVVQSEMLEVKEIFTFLQEKNLKLSNDLCQAYCHTMRWYYYQNFVKYTSSLERLRIHRVEKNILLGSLDEEGGPSGAGSFFGYSNQKHEITPSEYLIALTKRLESLGKFDETVMPAQIAETNNAKYWLETAFRNFNVALLDNVCVEYLFMNEFFNLTKSEQLDEIFKTIFNPVYQIGHSFTKHLISNTYDYFGVLIAIRLTQQLEYELQHRRIPVMEDYLNYQLIILWPRFQNLMDQNCMNIKKSVSSTVILKSINKNTMIPLGLTQNFGRVLLNLLSLSQNLIEQETSEPLTNSIVRLRNEFESTLMKMSSTLDPKKRELFLYSNFSLVFTILSELEESNKPGMDEVAHFQNLVDAYANRE, from the coding sequence ATGCTTCCAGCCGAGAGTGTTGCAAGCACCCCGCAGCTGACACGCAAGATTTCCAGGAGGTCGATCTCTAAGCATTCGCAGCCTTTTAAGGATGACCCGGATGCGCTGGAGTGGCTTCGACGCAAATTGAACCCGGAATGGGAGATCGATGTTCGCGGAGAGCtcgacgacggcgacgaTGGAATTGAGGAACTTTTAAAAGGATTGCGGGCCAGTAAGGGAATAAACACTTTACAGGAATATCGGTTTCTTAGTACATTGAATCCGCAGCTCGAAAAGTTTGATTACCAAGTCAATTATGAGAAGTTTGCTAACTTTCAGTCGGAAATAAAAAACACCAGAACATATCTCAAGCCTTTATTCGACTACCTCCAGAATTTTGAGCgcaacatcaacaagctATCGCAGGAAAtggaatttctccaaaaacgaTCTGACGTGCTTAACTCGCAGATAAAAAGCAAGCAGGAGCTAGACACAAGGTTAACTCCGGTCATTAACGATCTAATTATCCCTCCCTCCATAATAAACTCCATAATAGACGACAAGATAGACGAAAAGTGGATTGAAAACATAACGTTCCTAACGGAGAAGAGGGAAATCTACTCCAAGTACTCTTCCGAAAATCAGCCAAAGTGTCTTCCAGAGCTCGTACAACTGTTGGATCTTATGGAGCTGAAAGTTGTGGAACGAATTAGAGACTACCTCATCAAGCAAATCAAGACCCTGAGAAAACAAACAGTTTCATCGCAGGTGGTTCAGAGCGAGATGCTCGAGGTGAAGGAGATATTCACCTTTCTGCAGGAAAAGAATCTCAAATTGAGTAACGATCTTTGTCAGGCATACTGTCATACTATGCGTTGGTACTACTATCAAAATTTTGTCAAATACACTTCGTCATTGGAAAGACTGAGAATACACAGGGTTGAAAAGAACATCTTGCTTGGGTCCCTCGATGAGGAGGGAGGCCCTTCTGGGGCCGGATCATTTTTTGGATACTCTAACCAAAAACACGAAATCACTCCTAGCGAGTATTTGATTGCTTTGACAAAAAGACTTGAGTCTTTGGGCAAGTTTGATGAAACGGTCATGCCCGCTCAGATAGCCGAGACTAACAACGCAAAATACTGGCTTGAAACTGCGTTCAGAAATTTCAATGTTGCACTTTTAGACAACGTCTGTGTTGAGTACCTATTTATGAACGAATTCTTCAATCTGACCAAGAGTGAGCAATTAGATGAGATCTTCAAGACGATATTCAACCCGGTGTATCAAATCGGACACAGTTTCACCAAACATCTTATTTCTAACACCTACGACTACTTTGGGGTGCTCATAGCTATTCGTCTTACTCAACAGCTGGAATACGAATTGCAGCATCGGCGCATACCAGTGATGGAAGACTACCTGAACTATCAGCTGATTATTCTATGGCCAAGATTCCAAAATCTGATGGATCAAAACTGTATGAATATCAAGAAAAGCGTATCGTCCACTGTGATACTCAAGAGCATCAATAAGAATACCATGATTCCGCTAGGCCTAACGCAGAACTTTGGGCGTGTACTGCTCAACTTGCTTAGCCTTTCTCAAAATCTGATAGAGCAGGAGACGTCGGAACCGCTAACAAACTCCATTGTCCGACTTCGAAACGAGTTCGAAAGCACATTAATGAAGATGAGCTCTACACTAGATCCGAAAAAGAGAGAATTATTTCTCTACAGCAACTTCTCGCTTGTCTTCACTATTCTGAGCGAATTGGAAGAATCCAATAAACCTGGAATGGACGAAGTGGCGCACTTTCAAAATCTGGTAGACGCGTACGCAAATAGGGAATAA
- a CDS encoding Ubiquitin-like protein ATG12: MSDKDLASSLMELNIKVGTTDIPQTIAEEQNQATDSKEEVLDDETTIKNDPQKTKITLNQSMMLSKLPAKTTSAVLSVSKPTESKIQIRFKSIGSVDQVSPAVFKISKSSKFSSILRFLELKLGKKVYCYLNNSVSPNPDEELENLYNIFRVGDELIVSYCNIVAFG, from the coding sequence ATGAGCGACAAAGATCTTgcgagctccttgatggagCTCAATATAAAAGTAGGGACGACAGACATACCTCAGACCATTGCTGAAGAACAGAATCAGGCAACAGATAGTAAGGAAGAGGTGCTTGATGACGAAACCACGATCAAGAATGACCCGCAAAAGACAAAAATTACCCTCAACCAGAGTATGATGCTCTCTAAACTGCCAGCGAAAACCACTTCTGCTGTGCTCTCGGTGTCCAAACCGACCGAATCCAAAATACAAATCCGCTTCAAATCAATAGGGTCTGTGGACCAAGTCAGCCCTGCCGTTTTCAAGATCAGCAAAAGCTCCAAATTCTCTTCCATCTTGCGAtttcttgaactcaaaCTAGGCAAAAAAGTGTACTGCTACCTCAATAACTCGGTCAGTCCCAATCCCGACGAGGAACTCGAAAATCTGTATAATATTTTCCGCGTGGGTGACGAGCTCATCGTCAGTTACTGCAACATCGTCGCATTCGGTTAA
- a CDS encoding Fatty acid-binding protein encodes MSKSTKSLTKLSEALESNESLRKEALKSLNSLVSFEINDKKTGETQYWVLDAKSEGTLKKTDKVADDAEIKIKIGDVQLRKLIDGKASAQKLFMTGKLKIKGNVMKAANVEKLLKFVGPEKAKL; translated from the coding sequence ATGTCGAAATCTACGAAATCACTTACAAAACTATCGGAGGCTCTTGAGTCAAACGAGTCCTTGAGAAAGGAGGCGTTGAAGTCGTTGAACTCGCTGGTATCATTTGAGATCAATGACAAAAAGACGGGCGAGACTCAATATTGGGTTTTGGATGCCAAGTCAGAAGGAACGTTGAAGAAGACAGACAAAGTGGCAGACGATGCCGAGATAAAGATCAAGATAGGTGATGTACAACTTCGCAAACTTATAGACGGGAAGGCAAGCGCTCAAAAGTTGTTCATGACAGgaaagctcaaaatcaagggTAACGTCATGAAGGCCGCTAATGTAGAGAAGCTACTCAAGTTCGTTGGTCCAGAAAAGGCAAAGCTCTAA